A stretch of the Aphelocoma coerulescens isolate FSJ_1873_10779 chromosome 22, UR_Acoe_1.0, whole genome shotgun sequence genome encodes the following:
- the LOC138121620 gene encoding LOW QUALITY PROTEIN: trichohyalin-like (The sequence of the model RefSeq protein was modified relative to this genomic sequence to represent the inferred CDS: substituted 1 base at 1 genomic stop codon), with the protein EGEEEEEETEEEEEEEEEEEEEEENEVEDEEEEEEEEDDDKEEEEQEGEEEEEEGEEEEKEEEEEEEEGEEEEEEEEEEEEEEEEEGEGEEEEAEEVEEVEEEEEEEEKEEEKEEEEEEEEEEEEEEEEEEEEEEEEEEEEEEEEAEEDEEELEEDEEEEEEEEEEEEEEEEEEEEEEEEEEEAEEEVEEEEEEEEEEEEEEEEEEEEEKEEEEEDREEDEEDKEDEGEEEEEEEEEENEEDEENEEEEEEDEEEEEEEEEEGEEEEEEAEEVEEEEDXEEEEEEEEEEEEQEEEEGEEEAEAEEEEEEEEEEDEDEDEEEEEEEEEEQDQEDQEDQEEEEDEEDEKDEEEEEEAEEDDDDHDDYEEEEEEEEDEDEEEKEEEEVEEEEEEVEEGEEEEEGEEDEKEEDDDDDEEQEEEEVEKEEEAEEEEEEEEEEEEVEEEDEEEEEEEENEEEEEDEVEKEQEDED; encoded by the exons gagggagaggaggaggaggaggagacggaagaggaggaggaggaggaggaggaagaggaggaggaggaggagaacgaggtggaggatgaggaggaggaggaggaggaggaggatgacgacaaagaggaggaggagcaggagggggaggaggaggaggaggagggggaggaggaagagaaggaagaggaggaggaggaggaggagggggaggaggaggaggaggaagaggaggaggaagaggaggaggag gaagaggagggggagggggaggaggaggaggcggaggaggtggaggaggtggaggaggaggaggaggaggaggagaaagaagaggagaaggaggaagaggaggaggaggaggaggaggaggaggaggaggaggaagaggaggaggaggaggaggaggaggaggaggag gaggaggaggaggaggaggcggaggaggacgaggaagagttggaggaggacgaggaggaggaggaggaggaggaggaggaagaggaggaagaggaagaggaggaggaggaggaggaggaggaggaggaggaggcggaggaggaggtggaggaggaggaggaggaggaggaggaggaggaagaggaggaggaggaggaggaggaagaggagaaggaggaggaggaggaggatagggaagaggatgaggaggacaaggaggacgagggcgaggaggaggaggaggaggaggaggaggagaacgaggaggacgaggaaaacgaggaggaggaggaggaggatgaggaggaggaggaggaggaggag gaggagggggaggaggaggaggaggaggcggaggaggtggaggaggaggaggactaagaggaggaggaggaggaggaggaagaggaggaagagcaagaggaggaagagggggaggaggaggcggaggcggaggaggaggag gaggaggaagaggaagaggacgaggacgaggatgaggaggaggaggaggaggaggaggaggagcaggaccaGGAGGACCAGGAggaccaggaggaggaggaggatgaggaggacgagaaggacgaggaggaggaggaggaggcagaggaggacgacgacgaccaCGACGACtacgaagaggaggaggaggaggaggaggacgaggacgaggaggagaaggaggaggaggag gtggaggaggaggaggaggaggtggaggagggggaggaggaggaggagggggaggaggacgAGAAGGAGGAGGACGATGATGACGAcgaagagcaggaggaggaggaggtggagaaggaggaggaggcggaggag gaggaggaggaggaggaggaggaggaggaggtggaggaggaggacgaggaggaggaggaggaggaggaaaacgaggaggaggaggaggacgaggtggagaaggagcaggaggacgAGGAttag